A stretch of the Aegilops tauschii subsp. strangulata cultivar AL8/78 chromosome 4, Aet v6.0, whole genome shotgun sequence genome encodes the following:
- the LOC109772787 gene encoding desmethyl-deoxy-podophyllotoxin synthase produces the protein MEQPAYCLCLFLALLLPLLLLLKLYRRNHGARYGGVCLPPGPWQLPVIGSLHHLAGNPLAHRVMADLARRLDAPLMYLKLGEVPVVVATSREAAREIMRTHDAVFASRPWSSTFKSYEMDGQGLIFARYGALWRQLRKICVMQLLSPRRVQSFRRIREEELARLVAAVAATPPGELVNVSQRIAVLITDSAIRAMIGDRFKKREEFLQAIDEAVKLFSGFNLGDLFPSSGLASFIGGTARLAQENSRKCSELMEYVINQHEDQSSVEEQEDLVDVLLRIRKEGGLEVPLTMGTIKTVIFDLFGAGSETSATTLQWAMSELMRHPNVMRKAQAKVRSNCQGKHKLTEDDLADLKYLQLIIKETLRLHPAAPLLIPREASEPCKILGYDVPKGTMVLVNAWAIGRDPKHWEDPDEFKPERFESGMVDFKGSNFEYIPFGAGRRMCPGMIFAQASMEIVLATLLYHFDWELPAGDKPGNMDMNEEMGITVRRKKDLWLHVTVRVPPI, from the exons ATGGAGCAACCGGCGTACTGCCTCTGCCTCTTCTTggctctcctcctccctctcctgctCCTCCTCAAGCTGTATAGGAGGAATCATGGCGCCCGCTATGGCGGCGTGTGTCTGCCGCCCGGCCCGTGGCAGCTGCCGGTCATCGGTAGCTTGCACCACCTGGCCGGAAACCCTCTCGCGCACCGGGTCATGGCCGACCTCGCGCGCCGGCTTGACGCGCCGCTCATGTACCTCAAGCTCGGCGAGGTCCCCGTCGTCGTGGCCACGTCCCGGGAGGCCGCTCGCGAGATCATGCGGACGCACGACGCCGTCTTCGCGTCGCGGCCGTGGAGCTCCACCTTCAAGTCCTATGAGATGGACGGGCAAGGGCTGATATTCGCGcggtacggcgccctgtggcggCAGCTCCGCAAGATTTGTGTCATGCAGCTGCTCAGCCCGCGACGCGTCCAGTCTTTCCGCCGCATCAGGGAGGAGGAGCTCGCACGGCTCGTGGCCGCCGTCGCAGCCACGCCGCCCGGCGAGCTCGTGAACGTCAGCCAGCGGATCGCTGTGCTCATCACTGACTCCGCGATACGCGCCATGATAGGGGACAGGTTCAAGAAACGTGAGGAGTTTTTGCAGGCCATCGACGAGGCGGTCAAGCTCTTCTCTGGGTTCAACCTTGGCGACCTATTCCCCTCGTCGGGGCTCGCGAGCTTCATCGGTGGCACGGCGCGGCTTGCCCAGGAGAACAGCCGCAAGTGTTCGGAGCTCATGGAGTACGTGATCAACCAGCACGAGGATCAGAGTTCCGTGGAGGAACAAGAGGACCTAGTGGACGTGCTCTTGAGGATACGGAAGGAAGGTGGCCTCGAGGTGCCTCTCACCATGGGAACCATTAAAACCGTTATCTTC GATCTGTTTGGTGCTGGGAGCGAGACCTCAGCGACAACACTCCAATGGGCAATGTCAGAGCTAATGAGGCACCCAAACGTGATGCGAAAAGCACAGGCCAAAGTGCGCAGTAATTGCCAAGGAAAGCACAAGTTAACCGAGGATGACTTGGCTGATCTCAAGTACCTCCAACTCATCATCAAGGAGACACTGAGGTTGCATCCAGCTGCACCATTGCTTATCCCCAGGGAGGCTTCGGAGCCTTGCAAAATCCTTGGGTACGACGTACCTAAGGGCACTATGGTGTTGGTGAATGCGTGGGCAATTGGCAGAGACCCTAAGCACTGGGAAGACCCTGATGAGTTCAAGCCAGAGAGGTTTGAGTCTGGCATGGTTGACTTCAAAGGATCAAACTTTGAGTACATACCATTTGGGGCGGGACGAAGGATGTGCCCTGGAATGATATTTGCACAAGCGAGCATGGAGATCGTGCTTGCCACTCTCCTCTACCACTTCGACTGGGAGCTCCCTGCTGGAGATAAGCCAGGGAACATGGACATGAATGAGGAGATGGGCATCACAGTTCGACGTAAGAAAGACTTATGGTTGCACGTCACCGTTCGTGTGCCACCGATTTGA